In one window of Vulpes vulpes isolate BD-2025 chromosome 1, VulVul3, whole genome shotgun sequence DNA:
- the LOC112914252 gene encoding translationally-controlled tumor protein-like: protein MVSRTGGNIDDLFIGGNASAEGQEGEGTKNTVITGVDVIRNHHLQETSFTKEAYKKCIKDDMKSIKGKLEEQRPERVKPFMRGAAEQIKHILANFKNYEFFMGENMNPDGMVALLDYCEDGVTSFL, encoded by the coding sequence ATGGTCAGTAGGACAGGGGGTAACATTGATGACTTGTTCATTGGTGGAAATGCCTCCGCTGAAGGCCAGGAGGGCGAAGGTACCAAAAACACAGTAATCACTGGTGTTGATGTTATCAGGAACCATCACTTGCAGGAAACCAGCTTCACAAAAGAAGCCTACAAGAAGTGCATCAAAGATGATATGAAATCAATCAAAGGCAAACTTGAAGAACAGAGGCCAGAAAGAGTAAAGCCCTTTATGAGAGGGGCTGCAGAACAAATCAAGCACATCCTTGCTAATTTCAAAAACTACGAGTTCTTTATGGGTGAAAACATGAATCCAGATGGCATGGTTGCACTACTGGACTACTGTGAGGATGGTGTGACCAgttttctttaa